The following coding sequences are from one Candidatus Eisenbacteria bacterium window:
- a CDS encoding alkaline phosphatase: protein IAAQEVEQNIELLLGAGARHFIPVASGGHRTDSRNLLDEQRRRGVTVVQDVGALRRLGPGPVLGLFANSHLDYVLDADPTTRPSLSEMTRVALARLSSDPDGFFLMIEGSRIDHAGHDNDAATAAHEVLEFDDAFHVALEFARRNPHTLIVVTADHETGGLSLGRAVDGTSHYAWHPEVLRRVRRSSESMAARIDAGAELTAVLRSDAGISDLGVAERTQLRAIKGAALASAISELVSRRALVGWTTRGHTAVDVPVWAFGAGAGQLRGSRPHAALGRLIARLAGLEIGTLTTR from the coding sequence ATCGCGGCCCAGGAAGTCGAACAGAACATCGAACTGCTGCTCGGCGCCGGCGCCCGCCACTTCATTCCGGTCGCGAGCGGCGGACACCGCACCGACTCGCGCAATCTTCTGGACGAGCAGCGGCGGCGCGGCGTCACGGTGGTGCAGGACGTCGGCGCGTTGCGGCGCCTCGGGCCCGGACCGGTGCTCGGCCTGTTCGCGAACTCGCATCTCGACTACGTGCTCGATGCCGATCCGACCACGCGCCCCTCGCTGTCCGAGATGACACGGGTGGCGCTCGCCCGACTCTCGAGCGACCCGGACGGCTTCTTTCTGATGATCGAGGGCAGTCGCATCGATCACGCCGGACATGACAACGACGCCGCGACCGCCGCGCACGAGGTGCTGGAGTTCGACGACGCGTTTCACGTGGCGCTTGAGTTCGCCCGCCGCAATCCGCACACCCTGATCGTCGTCACCGCCGATCACGAGACCGGCGGGCTGTCGCTGGGACGCGCCGTCGATGGCACCAGCCACTACGCATGGCACCCCGAAGTGCTGCGGCGCGTGCGGCGCTCGAGCGAGTCGATGGCAGCGCGGATCGATGCGGGAGCCGAGCTGACCGCGGTGCTGCGAAGCGACGCCGGGATCTCGGATCTCGGGGTTGCCGAGCGCACGCAGCTGCGCGCGATCAAGGGCGCCGCCCTCGCGTCCGCGATCTCCGAACTGGTGAGCCGGCGCGCCCTCGTCGGCTGGACCACCCGCGGGCACACCGCCGTCGACGTGCCGGTGTGGGCATTCGGGGCGGGCGCCGGGCAGCTGCGCGGCTCGCGCCCGCACGCGGCGCTGGGCCGCCTGATCGCTCGGC